Genomic segment of Lates calcarifer isolate ASB-BC8 unplaced genomic scaffold, TLL_Latcal_v3 _unitig_679_quiver_2075, whole genome shotgun sequence:
attacaaggtaatactaatgctaacaccctctgataacgttaatgctaacgttagccattgattgtttgccttaccttcgcgtTGCAGGTGTATacagcgtccagtctcactcgtgttcggCAAAAAAGCAgttccagtgttttgttttaacacCCAGGCCTCTACAACGACGTTTTCTCATAGCACTAGCAAACAGATGCAAGCTTTCAAACTTGGCTTAAATCTGTTTTCGAATTttgtttctccgcctctctgcgctctcCTGGCCAATCACGAAAAACGTTGAAGCCAATGACCACATACGTAAGCTAACATTGGCAGAATAACGCCGATTGGCTGGTCGATTCTACTTGCCTCTTTTCATCAAGTGTTCCATTCTGATCAAGATTATCAGTCcacaatgaatgaaaacagcatGTTCTCAACACAGTCCACTGTACGTGTTTATTTACATCACATCTTTTGTACATTTACTGCTCAAAAATATGCAGCAGGTGTTACATTCAAGGCACAGTTCAGTCCCTCCAAACAAGTACTCTTTTTTGCTTCTGTCACATACGAAACAAAATCTGGAATGGAAATAATTACACAATGTAAACTTTATCAAAGCAGTAAACCATCAAAACTCTTAAAAAAAGGTTAACTGTCAAACTAAACACTTGACACTATCATATGGCTTGTGTgttaataaatacagtatgtatattTGGAAAATAGCCTTCTAATTACAGACATATCGTGGTGCAAAATGCTGTTGCTATGACATCTTTCTGTGCTGTGACATCAGTATTTCCACATATTTCTCTGAGTAGTATAAAAGTATGCTAGCAGGACAGGTATGAATGCTAGCACTTATAGCacttatatacagtatttcctcAAGTGATAAATCTGTGGTACCACAGGATTGCCTATGCTTCCTGGTGAATCTTGATGTGGAATTTGTAATTCACTGCAGTtgcaaaaaagtcaaattatgAAGCACCACAAGCACCAAAAAAACTTTTTCCACTCTCCAAAACAGTGAATATTTCAATTTTAACAGTCTACATTCTCTACAAGCTGTTTGACAAGAAACTGAAGAATTCAAATGCAGATGTCCTGCTTGAAGTGACTTTTAAATATGTCAAGTCATAACAACTGTACAAAGATGTCTGTGACTTTTCTTGTATTTCTATGAAAACAGGATGAATTCAAATAAATTTCCCATCAATGTTAGTTTTGTTCAGGGTGTAGGTTAAAACCCAATGTACAGTTAAAATTTTGAATGTGCAACAAAATGTACAATAAATCCATACCTTTAGACTGTAAACAGACTGAGTAGCAAGTACAGTTCTAACAAAAAGCTACAGTTTATAccaaagtagattttttttaaatgttgtttttgcctTTAATGTTAAGTACTTTAACAAAAATAAGTGATATACACCAAGGGCTGGATAAACCAAAAATTCACCACAAATATGCAGatgcatttgaaaatgaaaactggtcatcaaaacatattttacttaTCTTCAGCCCaccaccaaaagaaaaaaaaaatatatcaaagtTCTCAAATGTGTGCTACATTTTAACTGCACATACTCTCACCATAAACAAAAGCTTTGGTAAAGTGGCAACAAGTAGGCATACAAAAAGGAAGCAATTTTATCTCCACTTCAAATCTTTGTTGGTGGACAAACATGTCGGTTACATTCATgaaaaaattacagaaaatctATGCTGGCAACAGAAAGAAGCACAGTTGATGATTCTTGGTTAACGGTCCTCAGGCAACAAACTTGTTCTTGGTTGTGGAGCCACTCTTTGTGGCTGTGTCAGCATGTGACTGATATCCAATGATCACTTTTGGCGGAACACCTAATCTCTCTTTATACACACGCCTGGAAAGGAAAACATAAGATAAACATTTACTATATATTAGGAAATGCACTttagaaaaaaatcttcaaaatcTTTAAAAAGGAATACATAACACAACCAAGTTGTGCACTACTCTGTAACAAACATAATCCTTGCCAGTGTCACCTCTACTATAGCATCAAGCTTCAGCAAACTAGTTCAAAGAGGTTATCCTCTGATAAGGTATTTGGCCCCAGAGGGATTTTCCACAGgttaaaaatctatatttaaaaaaacaatgcagctgGCATTTTTTGTagattttaaaattttacacattttccattAACAACTGTGGAATTCTCTGCTCACCCTATGTGTGTGATGGCCTCTTTGTTTTCATAGTCTGTGGTCCATATAGCTATTTTGTCTCCTTTGGCTCTGACGTTGATGACGGCTCCACACACATCGTCACTGTAGTCATCGAAAGCTTCACCCACAAGACACAagagctgcaggaaaaacagataTAATTTCAAAGTGTCTTGTAATTGGTAAGCACTTTTTCACTTGTCAGTGACCGTTAGCAGCTGCATCAATGGCTCAAGTCTATTCAAGTATCCCAGTAAGCCatcacagtgtgacactgaGCCAGTATGCTGAATACCAAGACCCTGCatcaattttattatttacatctgtgcttttcctgctgtgatgtGTCAAATGTCTGGTGAAAAACACCTGTAGATAAGACTAATAATGGTATAGTTAACGTTATATAGTTAACCAATACTAGACAAGAGTGAACATACTGTCTCCAACCAGAAACGGTCCAGGTCTGATTTGCGCTGCTGTTTGGACAGAGTTATCAGCCAGCGTCCACCTCGTCGGTTCCTTTCGTCCTCCCACATGGGCTCAATTCCATCCTGTATCCGAATAAAGGTTAAAgctcacaacacaacaaaatatcCCAACATATCTGTAATTAACTAATGTTTTAAGTTCTCAGTTGGCCTTTAGATTTTGACTTTGACAGATTTGAACACATTCTAAATTTAAAGTCAGACAAGAGTGTGTATGTCTATAATCTAGGCAGAACGTGGATGtgataaaaaactaaaaaaaaggTATCAAATAGTATCTACTGGATACAAACTTGGAGGGGGAAAAATGACCACCTGATACAAACAGTACTTAACAGAGGCTTACATGATTCCTATTAAGATAAGAGGTAAAGATAAATGTGATTTATGATTGAAGTGGACAACTCCTgcacaaatgaaatattcaagtcaattcaattttttttctgaaaatagGAGGAATTAAATAAATTCCATTTACTGTCctttctgaaaaataatttacacaaaagaaaaaaaaacaaacaaaaagagtcAAATATTCTTTGTCAACTGGATTGTCACAAAACATGACATCTGTGCTACAGAGgttacatgcacatgtacactgTAGCTACAACTTCAGAGGGACAATCATCAACTGTGCTAAAATGACAAGCAGCACGAGATAAGATTATCATAGGTGTGGTGAATTAAGGTGTCTGCACTGTCAGGATGTGTACACCTCTAACTTGTTTGGCAAGGTTTAAATACTGGGATACATTTGTCTGGTGTCAGCCAAACAGTCAAACTGATAGCACCTGATAAGGTGAACTGGATTCACTTTGATTCCAAGATAACATAGTGTAGTGAGAATGCAACACAAAGCACTAAGAAAAAATGGCTGCATTAAAAGACTGCagcagagttgtgtgtgtgcagctcccTCCTTTGATGTGCATTCAAACCAGCACCTCACTTAAAtaggtgtgtgttttccttcagttcTTCAAGAATGCAACAGAACAGCCTGGGTGTGTGACACTCAGTTAAAAAGCTGAACAAAAATAAGGGATTATACAATTCATCTTCTGATCATGGCAACTGTCTAGAAACATCTTGTCTAGTTAGATATGTACTGGATTATAAAACCATGTCAGAATGTGAATAAAAGGATTTGAGGCAATTTCTCATCACAATCCTGTGTTTTCAACTGTCTAACTTTATGACAGATGAGGTCCAGTTTCAGTCAGTCTCAAATGATTCTCATAACTAACTCTTCCTCCATGATTTCTTTGTGGCCTCCAGAGAAGATGACGTCAAGTCCAGTAAAGTGCAGCCTAACACTCTGCATAAACTGGGATCAACTGTTTTGATTCCCCCACCTACTGGGTACATGTGTCACTGATGGTGGAGTCAACAAAAGTCTGTTTAAAACTATTGGTTCCTTAGTAATAAGATAGTGTGCTACACCCAAAGACCACGGATGTTCTTTATAGTTATGAGCAAGTAGACCGAAACTATAGCCCTggacacaaactgaaactgtaacCCTGTCCAGTCTGCCTGTTTTAATATGATTATCTGTTTTAACCTTGGAAGCTTTGacaatttattgttttaagtTAATATATTGTATAATATTGACAAACAGAGATAAAGGCTCTCTTACCTTAAACAGCGAATAGTCACAGCCAGACATTAAGTTACTTGATAGTTGAATGTGATTGTATAATCTGAGGAGAAGCAATATTTTATGTACAAGAGAGAACTTGTCAGCAGCCTGGCTAGCAACATGGTGCAATATGAATTTAACCTCACATGACCAAGAACTGGCAGGTAAAAGTGTTCTCTTCGTAACCAAATCAGTGAGAGAAATTGATCAATCAAATGCATTCAGTTTCACAGTATATAAACTGACATGAATGCTAGggggaaaataaatattaaaacacaaacacacacacacacacacacacacgcacgcacaaatGCAGGATGTTATTTACTTGcattcagatttaattttccCCTCCCAAATCACTGAACTAATGTGCACCAAATGTGATCATGATTAGGTTGGGTTTAATTATACAGTTTTTGGTGTAGTCAAGTGTAGAGCAACAATAAATATAATACTTACGCCCAGAAGTCTTCCACTGTGTCAAATTTGGAGATGAGACGAAGGTTGGCTTGCCACGTTTTGCTTTTGTCATTCTTGAAAAACCACAGAGCCCATCTGTAAATCCAAGAAAAATGTTACTTCAGATTATAGCTGCATGTTTTGCCTTCATTTGtgaaaactaactaactaactaacaaacAACTTATAACTTGTGTCGGTGGAAGGTACACAGGCTCAAATCTTAGCCAATTTAAAGCATCTTCCAGCAAGACCATATGGCCAATAAGCAGTAACTGGCAGCACTGTTCTTCTAAGATGAAAATGAACTCTTCATCATCTCCATCCTTCTATTCTGTGTGTTGACAGGCACACAAAGTTTAATGTCATTACCTGAGGCTGGCAAGGGCTAAATTTACCACTATTAACTCGTCTTTAGCAAACTGAAAATTGTATTGCTGTATTGATGCACTTGCCCGCACGGATTTCTGCAAATGGAATTATAACTTTTTGACTCTGTTGGGGAAAAAGGACAGATGGGAACTGAGCTGCAGTCTTACTTGTTTTGTAGTGGGTGCTTGATGTATGCTTCAGGATTCACAACCTTCTGAACTGTTGTTTCACATTTCTCCTTTTCAGGATTTGCAGGAACTGAAGTTGACGCCTAGAGAAcgaaaaaagtaaaaaaaaaaaaaaaaaaaaaaagactatttaAATTGGCATATTTCTCATGTACTATCTATGATGACAGCTACTGCAGTGTTGCACTGTTTGTAAAATCCTTCCGGTCATAGCTGTCACACTTTGTGATGTGCATGAGATGTGTGTGGGAGTGAATTGTAGATTGGAAGGCAGAATTTTTATTTTGGGAACGTGATTAGTTAAGGAGAAGTTGCAGATCTCAGGCACACCAGGAGTGTAGCAGAATTCAATTTTCCAGcttttgaagtgaaaataaacttttcatTCAAAGGCATTTACATTCAGATTTTTtagtacatttattttcagaacCTTTTGCACAcgtaaagacagaaaacacacagactgacataGTTTCACAAGTCTCTACCCACATTTGCAAATATTATTTCTACAGTCATATATTtcataaatgttaaattaattttgttttgacCCATGTCCACGAGAACAGTATTATTTTTACCCTGTCCTAGGCTTAGGTAGCTAACATCCACAatgaaatgtaactttttttatATCAATTTTTAACGTAATTTTCAATTCAAAGAGGAAGTTAAAGCATGGACTAGTATGTGCAGAAGACGTGTTCACAGAACTTGCTTTTATCGCATGGTCACTGTTTTACATTGCATAATATGCACTGTGGTGATCTGCCCAACCCCTACACATGTGATTAAGCAAAAATGAATCCATAATACCGGAGCACTAACGTTGTGCAGTCAAGTCGAGTTTCCCGTTAACGTTTGTAGGGGCACAACCAACGGTTAACAAAATAACGTTACCGAAGCCGTGACTCCCCTCATTCATCCAGCCATCAGAGTTCATCTCAGGGTGCCGACTGTTGTATACACTCGTTCAATACTGTTAACTAAGTCGTGTTGACTACACTTTAACGACAGTTACCGTGAACAGTAAACACGTTTCACAAGCTGCAGTGTCAGAAATAATTATG
This window contains:
- the LOC108879495 gene encoding eukaryotic translation initiation factor 4E-1A-like — encoded protein: MATALVASTSVPANPEKEKCETTVQKVVNPEAYIKHPLQNKWALWFFKNDKSKTWQANLRLISKFDTVEDFWALYNHIQLSSNLMSGCDYSLFKDGIEPMWEDERNRRGGRWLITLSKQQRKSDLDRFWLETLLCLVGEAFDDYSDDVCGAVINVRAKGDKIAIWTTDYENKEAITHIGRVYKERLGVPPKVIIGYQSHADTATKSGSTTKNKFVA